The sequence below is a genomic window from Silvanigrella paludirubra.
AAGAGCACTTAAACTGCTAGATAGATTTTTTAAAGAACCAGATAATAATGAGGATTGTTTATGAAGTTCTCTTAATTGTTCTTTCATCATTTGCTGAATAATAGACATTCTATTATTTTGATTTCCAGCTTTTTTTAGCTCATTATCAATAAATTCTTGAAACTTATAAGCCTCTTCTCTTTTTTCCTCTGTAAGAGCTTGAAAATATTCTTTTCTTTTTTGTAAGGCTTTTAGAAGA
It includes:
- a CDS encoding DUF3135 domain-containing protein, translating into MNKDNNYIELHSPALLKALQKRKEYFQALTEEKREEAYKFQEFIDNELKKAGNQNNRMSIIQQMMKEQLRELHKQSSLLSGSLKNLSSSLSALVPEEPKN